GTCTCTCGTGACTGGATGGGGTGAAGATGTTGTCTTATAATTTACGTCGTGATACGGAAGCCCTTCGCAGGGACAAGGGTTAAAAGTGAGtaagaaaaagcaagcatCCAAGTAAAGTTAGACTACTTGCCATACAAAAGCGCCGTCAGCCTTAAGCCTTAACAGGCTGCAGGCTAAGTCCCGTGCACAGGCCTGCTGACATCGTAATCCAGGCGCTAGTTAGCCAGTATTGACTACTCAGGCATGGCTAGCTGAACTGGCCTCAGCTAGTAGTAGCACTTAGTACCCAATTAATGTTAGATTGCACAGTGCTCCCTCCGCAAGATGTATGAGAGTTGAGGAGGTCAAGCTTAATCTACTGTGATCCCAACTGTGCTCTTCATTTTTGcatttgattgattgaaccTGAATCAGGCGTCATGTGAGTATCAGGGGGGAAATTTTAGTGTCGAGTCAGGGTCTTCCTTCAAGTAGCACCCATACACGGCTCATGGTGAGACAGAAAACGCAATCAACATACGCACATCCAAAACTTAAGAAGTCAAAATTTGTAAGGACGTACTCTGGAATCTGGACAGCAGTCTTAGTCCAGGCACTAAAAGTAGAAGCATATTTGTCGTCGGTGGAATGCGAGCCGCACAGACTCCTTCATCACATGTGGCCAATTGATCGACGTGAACTTTTACCACAGCGGAGGCGGTTTGAAACAGTGCAAATCTGAAACTACCTGAGGATTTGGGACCTTGGCGTCTATTCGACACCAATCATTGTTGGGAAGGGGGCTTGAGGTTATCCGATTCCGTCCCGCACTTACGAATGAGGATAATCCTTGATGCAGCAGTGCGGAGTTTTGATTGtatccattccttccaagaCTTCAACTGACGACTTGCAGCACAGACCTACGTGCATGCATACCTCCAAGAATCCAGTTTCAAGAGATTTTGGTTCCATCTCAGCGCTACACAGTACAGTACTTAGTACATTTCTGAACCTACAAGTTGCGTAGATAGTCAACCAGGATGGATTCGAGAGATTTGTCACATAGTTAGCCACAGAAAGTATGGTGTCATTGTCCACTAGATAATTGCAAACTTTCATGCGGGACAAGCGATATTCGACCTATCTAATCGAATCCATTCCTTCATTCAAGATTCAGGGTTCAAGACTAGTAATGCGGGGCCACCAACCTTATTGCCTCAGGCCTCAACAGTAGCctgcccttgcccttgccctaCACCCTAGTTGCCGTTCCGTGCCGCCCTCGTAGGCcttcctccaccagccaATGATGCCCCCTCATCGGATTCTTGGCTTGGTAGTATCTGAATTTGGCTAGAAGGATCATTGTCAACGCTTTGCATTCTACGATCACAGATATCCATCCTCCGTCCCATATCTGACCTAGtacgatatcatcattcttatGTGCATTAGTGTTACTCAAAGCGGTATTCACAATGGCTATGAATCGTATTCCTGGTCAGAATATTTATATTGGAGGGTTGGTCTTACCTTGTCCCTCAATACCCGTATTAAACCATTGCGTTGGGCTAGAATCCTAACAACGCGGGGCAACAAATATACTCTCAAAAGCCCGagtcaagaaaaagaaaagatacTTTTACATCGAACCGCTTGCTGACCTATAGGTTTGACGTGTAGCATTTTCTCCCTTAAGAACAGGGCAGCATTGGAAAGAGCAAACATTACCCACGTACTATCGGTATTACGCCTGCAACCACAAGAGGAGACATTTGCAGGCTTCCAACATCATCGCATCGATGTGGACgatgttgaggatgagaacCTCCTAGAACATTTCCCCTCCGCCATTAAGTTCATCCAGTCTGGATTGGATGCTGGTGGGGGCGTCCTGGTCCATTGGTTAGTCTACGGTCTACCCCTCTTCCCTCATCTCTACTCATACCAACAAACCCGCACTGTCCCCATATACTTGGGTGGCCTGGCTGGCTGAGAAAACTCTATGGTTCTGGGCCCAAGCGTTTTCACTCTTCTGGCCTTCCATCCCAATGTATAGTCAAAACGAAGTTCTGATCGATATCACGTGCTCTCCTCACGAGTATGGGTCTAACTTCTAGGCCAGATGTTGTCATAATGAAATGTTTCCATTGGCCTCAGGGGAATGCTTAGATGAGAGGCATTAAGAGTTATTGTTACTGATAGTAAAAATAGTGCGATGGGAAAATCCCGTTCAGCCACCATATGTATCGCTTATCTACTCCACCAGCAGCCAAGTGCACTGACGCCGCAGTCCGCTCTTGCTATTATTAAGGAAAGTCGGCCACTTTGTGAACCGAATGATGGGTTCATGAAACAGCTGTCGATATACCACCAAATGGGCTGTCCAGACGATGTGATCAGCCATCCGCTGTATAACCGTTGGCTTTACCGCCGCGAAGTTGAGGAAAGTGTAGCATGTGGGCGCGCGCCGGAGATGAGTTCCGTGTTATTTGAAGACGAACAACCTCACAAATCCCAAGACAATACGGATCGAACAACGGAAATTAAATGTCGGAAATGCAGGTCAGTTTTCCTTAATTTAAGATAAACCTCTCCAGATAAATGTTGACTGTATTCGGCAGACGAAACTTGGCGACCACGCCATTCATCATACCACATGGCCCGCAAAACGGTGCAAAGGGACCAACCGACTGCGCCCACATTTTCTTACATCCTTTAACGTGGATGCGCCCGTGCCTTTTCCCTAacggtgaagatgatggagcaCCGCCTGGGGATGCGCCCCTGTCTGGTCGATTGACCTGCCCGAACACCTCGTGTGGTTCCAATATCGGAAAGTTTGCATGGCAGGGTATGCAATGTAGCTGCGGCGACTGGGTAGTCCCCGCAATCGGCCTTGCGAAGGCTCGAATCGATATGTCCCAACGTGTCAATGTGGGAAGGCTACCTCCAGCTGCCCTAGGCATCCGTATGCCGCCTAGTATGAGGCCTAATCCTGCGGATGATTCCACAAATGGACGGGGCAACCTCTAAGTTTACGACGGCTACTGCGCCTCAGGGGAAACTGATACAGCGGATACTTCGCGAATAATTACCACTGCCGATTGAACACACATAATTTTTTCTCTGGTATCCAGCGTTTGAAGGACCGACGAACCTCGCATCACGTGATACCAAGCTCTCGTTTACAGATCGCCGTGGAGAGTAGAAGCTGTGCGCCTTGGTCTACTTGGCCGAACTTCAACTATTTCCCGAAGCGGTGTATGGGAAAGGGCACTGCAACGATACCTTTGTGTTAAATAAAGTTGGGCCTTGCGTATACGCGTTGGTCTTCGCAGATCCACCGCACCGGGGAGATAACAGATAAACAAGAGCATACATGAACAGGCGTCTAGCTACCAGAAGACTTGGGTCTAGGCACGCAGAGTTCAGTCTTGGTGCGAcccatctcttcttctagaGGACCCTGATGTCGATCATCCCGCAATGGAGTTGATCTACCAAGCTAGCAGCGACGAAATAACTTTCCGTGACGACAGGCGCGACAAAATCCGTACAATTTGATAGCTCATAGAAAATCAGATCCCAGAACTGCTGAGAAAAGTTGATATTATGACATCACTGCTGCGAAGGCTTTGCTTGATGGTTCTGAGCAAGATACCAGCAGAATGCCTTGATACCCGAGGTGTCCAAGCGCTAGAACCTGTCAGGATTCAGGGCTTCACCCCACAACTCCACGAGGCTGTTTTTACGGCAAGGCCCACTGGCTGGGAAACCCGCCAATGGACGGGCAGAACAAGTCCCGGGATCTGCGGCGTGGGAAGATCGGGGAGGACTAACTCAAACTCCCAGTGGGCAGTCGTGCACAAGTTCCTGAGAAGGGAACATTAGTAATCGGTGCAGGCGTATCGAGAGTCCGTGACCCGGTTCCAGGACGAGACCAGGCTCCAGCAGGGTAGGCCTAGCCTACTCACTAGCTCCGGCACGGGGGCTGTGCAAACTGCTCTTACGCAACTGGGGGGCGCTAGACCCATGGATGCCCTCCTGCCGTAACGCTCTTGTATCAGGATCGTTACCCAGTACCGTTGTCGTAATTTTGATTCCGGCGAACCCCTGACCCACCGTATTTCAATTACCGCCAGACCGCTTCATACTTATACTCCATAGTGGCAACAGCAATCGCAATTATGATGATCACTCACTCTGAAGGAGTGGATTGGATTCCCTGGGATCATCTTATAAAGATCAATGCAAATGTTATCAGTGAGCTACTACTGGCCTTGGCGGTGGACTTTCGGGCTTCCCATCATTCCCTCCATTCCTCGGTGATGAGATTTTCACTCTTATATCCATCCAAGGGAGGAGGTAGGATTCGAAATGCTTCTGAACCAGATCCtatccatggatgaatgTCGGATAAAAGCGACAACCTCCTTCCAGAAGCGACTTTGTATCGAAAATGACGTCACTTGCACACGACAACTCAAGCGTCTCGTCCAGTCAATGCAGCCATCGACCTCATCAATCGGGTGTCAAAATGAAACCCGACTCTAAGCCCTAAGCGCTACAAGACACCACATGCCACAAGATCCCGTCGAACCAACCATATTAAAAATCAGCACAATATTCAACTCTCACAAGCTCTGCATAATTCAACCACTATAAAACATGCATCCACACCAGTGCCCCCTTCGAAATACCCCAAACAACCAAAACGGAACCCCTTAGATACACCCCAAGCCCTGAAACTCGAACTTCTCCCCCCCACCGAACCGAAGGGCCCTAACGACAGGCAGCAGAGAGTGCACTGCCTCCTCTTTCCCCACTATAATGCATACAGTAATACAGTATACCTCCTTATTCCCCACAGAGACTGGAAATCGAGTCAAGAATTAAAGTCAAGTAAATGAAACCGTCCGTTCCCTGACATCATGGCGCTTTTGTGCCGGAGCTTTGATTGCACAAATCTCGAGAGTCCCTATGGAGGATCGAAATAAGGATATGTATGCATGTGCTCCGTCGTTAAGCCGGAGTCTACTACTAGTTACCTGCCTAGGCTAGGCAGAATATGCAAGATGTATCGGTGGCTTTGCCTCGAGCTGCCAGTTGGTCTGTGTTTGTGCATGACAGGTGTAGGCTATGTTAAGTATATGATGCTCCTTGCTTGGTATATCATTTTTTTTGTCAGGTTAGCTTACGTATTGATTGGATTGTTTATGTAAATTGTTTGTATACTATAGATGTATATCCGATGCGTGATCTAATATAGCTTCATATGGCGCGTAGTAAGTATTACTTTTCTGTCATATTGACCGGTTAGAGTTGGGGTTCTTCTCCCGCGGCCTCCCGCACGCTATTATGGCCCGTCGTCGAACCGGATATACGGAATTTCACATACATAGTTCGAGCATAAGAGTACGAACTGTTGCCTGTAAGGCTGAAGTCCCTGATTTGGAAGCTTCCGCGTCGTGCCTAGTGCTGAGCTATCGCATCTGTTGGGTTCCGCTTAGAGTGCCTTGCCTCGCTTCCGATGTTGACTGAGCCCCCGGGTGGACCAGGCAGACTTCAGGACTGCGGCATTAGATGTTGCAGACGGTGTCATGCGGTGAGTGTTGGCTGACTTGGTGATCAGACCATGGGTTTGATTGGGACGGATTCTTAGCTGATTTGTAGCGCAGCTGTATTATTTAGCCAGATTCGAGCAGAAGATTGGGTTCAAGTACGGTTTATCTCAGAAATGAGGGTGGCACAATGAGTAACCGTGGCTGCGCGAGCTTGTCGTTTATTTCATCTTCGCAGCGACGCTCTAATATGATCGTCGTATTGCCGCGCTTAATTATATGACGTCGAGATCCCCGTTTAAACGAGCTGACGAATGGACACTTCACTTCGCTATTAACATCCTAATCCGTTCGGACGAGGCAAACCACCCCGTAACTTTGACCTCATCAGAGCCCTCCAGACGGGACAGACGGAAAAAAGGAGGGATCCTGCAGGCGCTGACGATTTCTCTTGGCAGCCTCGAGATTACGCAGTCTGTCGATGCGCATCTGATAGAAATTTCTGCGAGCCAATCCGGTCAGATCATGCTGAGCTGGGAAAGGGAATCCGGATCCTGAATCGGGTTAGGACTTACTTATGCAATGCGAAAATACGAGGCCCGTCATCCGACGTCGACGTGGACTGTGCTGACTTCTTGAGGGATTCAATCTTTCGTGTGTCAGCTTTAGCTTTTTGTTTGTCGGTTCTGATTCACGTTCAGGGTCTGAGCGTCTGGGTGGCCTGAGGGAGAATGGGCAGGGGAGGTAGGGTAGGGTAGGGTATAGACCTTATCGTCTCGTTCCTTCTCGTCATTGCCCTCCTGTTTGTCGGTGTTGGAtgatttttcttccttctttgactCTTCGTcgggtttcttctctttcgacttgtcttttttctttttttgtctctCCTCGTACTCCTTCTTTACtttctcgatttctttgGCTAAtgcctcttctttcttcttcttttcctcggcCTCTGTGTCAACGATAGGAGAGCAGAAATGCCGATCCTTTAGATGAATAGGACAAACGTAGAAGAAATCCTTCAACGATGTTACTAATACCGTTCCATACCAACTAGTTATACTTTGAAAGAGGTTAGGAAGTATTTACCTTGTTGTCAGGCGTGATCATGACGCTGCTCGAGGGCTTGTGGCAGACGTAGCACGCCTTTGCCGCGGTGTCTGCTACCCGGCGGAGATGGTAGATGTTTTGGAATGGCCCACTCATGTTCAATGAAAGGTGGATTATGGATCTAGTGGGAATAGATGTGTATATACGGGAGACAACCGAGAAACGTTCTGTACAAATATGTATGGAGGGGTCCAAGTAGTTGGGGAGATAAGATCTTGTTTGGCCTTTATCGGTGCGGAGATGTCATGTCATGTGACTGGTATAAAGATCGATCGTGATCTTGTTTCTATGCGTATTTTTGTTTAGTACTCTGGACCATGTTCAGTAGACGTACATGGATATTACTATGATTAGTTGCTATGGATTTGCTTTTGTTTAGAAGGTATACACGATACCCTATGCTTTCCGGAGTCCATGAGACTCTTAAAGCCTGTACGCCATACTATATGCCAACATTATTCTATACAGTAACATCTATTCAGTCACACTATCCTTGAGCCCTCTAAGAGCACTAAACTCCCTCGACCCAGCAGGAGCCAATGCAGCCGCATTCTGTGACCGTCTCCTGGCATCGGTCCAGAGCATAAACTCGCCGTAACTCTTCGGCATGACCTGAAtatccttctcaaccaagaAGGTGTAGTTGAACTGGCCGGTCGACTTCTTGGTGCCATGCTCCACATCCCTGACCTTGGTGTCCACGCGGACCTGAACCTTGGTGTACTTGCTGCCTGACTCGGTTTCGACAGGCTCTGTATAGGCAACCGTGGCGCGAAGGTACAGGACGCTGCCGACGGGAACGGGGTTCTCGAAGGTGCTAGGATCAAGGGAGATGAAGTTGGGTCGAGCGTGGGAGAAAGACGCTACACAGCAGAATGCAAGCTCGAAGGTCTGCTTCAAAAGGAAACCACCGAAGATCATGAAGTTGTGACGGTTGCGGTCTTGCGGCTGCATGATCATGGCTGATTTCAAGTTGGTGTCGCTCATGAAGACCATGTTTGATGGTCTCTGATCGGGAGATTCGGGGCCTGTGTGACGTTAGTGGCTGTGACCACAACAGAGCATTGGAGAGTAGCCACGTACTCAGGTATGACATCTCCTTGGTCCACATGGAGTGAATCAGGTTACTCTCTTCGTCGTCTGGGGCCTTCTGAAGCAGACTTCGTTTTCTCAGCCCTTTCTTGGCCTGAtagttttcttctccctttttgaAGAGAAGACGTTCTTCGTCAGTTTCTAGCAGAAGGGGTGCAACATTGACGGGTCTAAGGAGCGTTAGTACGGTACTATGAGACGCAGCTACTCGACGAACGTACTTCTTGGTAGCCGGATCCAGAGACACCATTGTGAAGGCGCAAGTGATCAGGACGTCCTCAGGTTTCGCCTTCTGTCCTTCAGGAGGGGCCTTTGCGACCTGCAGAGATATCTCCATACTAGAGCGGCCTGTAGCGTAGGTAACCTGGCCACTGAGCTCGAGATCGCAGATCTCCATCAGAGGATGTTCGATGGTGATTCGGTCACATGCAGCGGTCACAGTCGTCACCGAGCCTCCGGTGTGTCTGTAAGCAATGATACCGGCTAGGGCATCCAGGTCCATCAGTAGCGATCCCAACCTGGCTTCGTCAGCAATGACTCATTCTCCAAGGCATATATGTCAGATTGGTTACCTGATATGCCCCGAAGCATTCAAATATGTATCAAGGAGCCATTTGTCTTGTGCCAACGGCAAAATCTGTTCAAACATTAGACCATGACTCAGCAAATGCAAGCATTCTTACTCACAGCACTATAATGACTATCCGACATCTTCTTAGGGGTCAGATCGGGCTTCGCGACCGGCGCAGAAGCTCCCTTGCCGGACTTCGCATCCTCTCTGCTCTTCGTCAATGCTTCAATCCACGGTGTCTTGACGCGCATGGGCATCCACGTAGGTCGGGACGCCGCATTGGATTGACTGGTGTGAAAATCCTTGGACGCAAGACACAATTGCGATGGGCGCTCTGCGGCCCTTGTCCGGAGAATGCTATTAGTTGCAGATGTTAAGCATTTCGAGCGGGTCGCAGCGGACCGTCGCGTGGTTAGTCCCAACATTGTGTAAACTTAGGTTAGTTCCAGAGGGCGTTTGGGAGGAAGGTTAGTTGAAGGGAGAGTTTGGGGTAGAAATGGTCACTGTCGGCATCGGGGTCATGTTCCCGAGGCCTGTTGGCCGATTACCGATCTTTCTTCCGGAGGATATCGGGACCCGTCAAAGGTTATTCCCTCGGGAATTTGCACGGCTTCTTCATGTTGGAGGATAATATTCGATGTGTCAAAAGAGTTCATGGCTATTCTTAGAATATAGTATGGACTACGAGGGGGATGTTCAATCCGTAGGACTAGTATCCCTCTCAATGCTGCATGTCGAGGAACATCATTTTAGTTCATCTGCTCAATGACATCATCGCCGTCCTCCTATCTTATCGGCGATGTCATGAACTCCTATTGTTGGTGAAGAACTATGTCGATGCTTCTTC
The sequence above is a segment of the Aspergillus oryzae RIB40 DNA, chromosome 3 genome. Coding sequences within it:
- a CDS encoding AAA-ATPase Vps4-associated 1 family protein (predicted protein); the protein is MSGPFQNIYHLRRVADTAAKACYVCHKPSSSVMITPDNKDFFYVCPIHLKDRHFCSPIVDTEAEEKKKKEEALAKEIEKVKKEYEERQKKKKDKSKEKKPDEESKKEEKSSNTDKQEGNDEKERDDKVYTLPYPTSPAHSPSGHPDAQTLNIESLKKSAQSTSTSDDGPRIFALHK
- a CDS encoding putative acyl-CoA thioester hydrolase (acyl-CoA thioesterase) translates to MLGLTTRRILRTRAAERPSQLCLASKDFHTSQSNAASRPTWMPMRVKTPWIEALTKSREDAKSGKGASAPVAKPDLTPKKMSDSHYSAILPLAQDKWLLDTYLNASGHIRLGSLLMDLDALAGIIAYRHTGGSVTTVTAACDRITIEHPLMEICDLELSGQVTYATGRSSMEISLQVAKAPPEGQKAKPEDVLITCAFTMVSLDPATKKPVNVAPLLLETDEERLLFKKGEENYQAKKGLRKRSLLQKAPDDEESNLIHSMWTKEMSYLSPESPDQRPSNMVFMSDTNLKSAMIMQPQDRNRHNFMIFGGFLLKQTFELAFCCVASFSHARPNFISLDPSTFENPVPVGSVLYLRATVAYTEPVETESGSKYTKVQVRVDTKVRDVEHGTKKSTGQFNYTFLVEKDIQVMPKSYGEFMLWTDARRRSQNAAALAPAGSREFSALRGLKDSVTE
- the dspC gene encoding dual specificity phosphatase YVH1 (dual specificity phosphatase); its protein translation is MAMNRIPGQNIYIGGIFSLKNRAALERANITHVLSVLRLQPQEETFAGFQHHRIDVDDVEDENLLEHFPSAIKFIQSGLDAGGGVLVHCAMGKSRSATICIAYLLHQQPSALTPQSALAIIKESRPLCEPNDGFMKQLSIYHQMGCPDDVISHPLYNRWLYRREVEESVACGRAPEMSSVLFEDEQPHKSQDNTDRTTEIKCRKCRRNLATTPFIIPHGPQNGAKGPTDCAHIFLHPLTWMRPCLFPNGEDDGAPPGDAPLSGRLTCPNTSCGSNIGKFAWQGMQCSCGDWVVPAIGLAKARIDMSQRVNVGRLPPAALGIRMPPSMRPNPADDSTNGRGNL